One window of Oscillibacter hominis genomic DNA carries:
- a CDS encoding Crp/Fnr family transcriptional regulator: MTFLTQYLSVIQSAPIFSGIKGDDLETMLRCLEARIEHYPKETYLLRAGEEVDSFKLMLSGGALIVQEDYWGNRNIVSHIDPGQLFAESFACSPGSALSVSVVAERPCAILHLNVRRILTACPNACGGHSQLIQNLIADLAGKNLRFSEKITHMGQRTTREKILSYLSAEARRQGASAFDIPFSRQQLADYLSVERSGLSAELSKMRREGILTFHKNHFSL, encoded by the coding sequence GTGACTTTTTTGACACAATACTTGTCCGTAATCCAAAGCGCGCCCATTTTTTCCGGAATCAAAGGGGATGATCTTGAGACCATGCTCCGGTGCCTGGAGGCACGAATTGAGCACTACCCCAAAGAGACATACCTCCTCCGCGCCGGAGAGGAGGTGGACTCTTTTAAACTGATGCTCTCCGGCGGTGCGCTGATTGTGCAGGAGGACTACTGGGGGAACCGGAACATTGTGTCCCACATTGACCCGGGGCAGCTGTTTGCGGAATCCTTCGCCTGCTCTCCCGGGTCCGCGCTGAGTGTCAGCGTGGTGGCGGAGCGGCCCTGCGCCATTTTGCATTTGAATGTCCGGCGGATTCTGACTGCCTGTCCGAACGCCTGCGGCGGCCACAGCCAGCTGATTCAAAACCTGATTGCCGACCTGGCTGGGAAAAATCTCCGCTTCAGCGAAAAAATCACCCACATGGGGCAGCGTACCACCCGGGAGAAGATATTATCCTACCTCTCCGCGGAGGCCCGGCGGCAGGGGGCCTCCGCCTTTGATATCCCGTTTTCCCGCCAGCAGCTGGCGGACTATCTGTCGGTGGAGCGCAGCGGCCTTTCCGCCGAACTGAGCAAAATGCGCCGTGAGGGTATCTTGACGTTTCACAAAAACCACTTTTCGCTGTAG
- a CDS encoding ATP-binding protein, with protein sequence MKRKIVQIDEAKCNGCGACAAACHEGAIAMVGGKARLIRDDYCDGLGDCLPACPTDAIQIIEREAAPYDEAAVKARQAGLGAPCGCPGTRMKTIRHAQGAQLPPASNVQPQSQLSQWPVQIKLVPVNAPYFDGAKLLIAADCTAYAYAGFHERFIRGHITLVGCPKLDAVDYSEKLAAILRENNIESLTIVRMEVPCCGGIEQAAKSALQQSGKFIPWQVVTISTDGRILD encoded by the coding sequence ATGAAACGAAAAATTGTCCAGATTGATGAAGCAAAATGCAACGGCTGCGGCGCATGCGCGGCGGCCTGCCATGAAGGCGCCATTGCCATGGTGGGCGGAAAGGCCCGCCTGATTCGCGACGACTACTGCGACGGGCTGGGTGACTGTCTCCCGGCCTGCCCCACGGACGCAATTCAAATCATCGAGCGGGAGGCGGCCCCCTATGACGAGGCGGCCGTCAAAGCCCGCCAGGCTGGGCTGGGCGCCCCCTGCGGCTGCCCCGGAACGCGGATGAAAACCATCCGCCACGCCCAGGGCGCCCAGCTGCCTCCCGCAAGCAACGTCCAGCCCCAGAGCCAGCTTTCCCAGTGGCCAGTACAGATCAAGCTGGTCCCTGTCAACGCCCCCTATTTCGACGGTGCCAAGCTGCTGATCGCGGCGGACTGCACCGCCTACGCCTACGCCGGATTTCACGAGCGGTTCATCCGGGGCCACATCACCCTTGTTGGCTGCCCCAAACTGGACGCGGTGGACTACTCGGAAAAGCTGGCCGCCATTCTTCGGGAAAACAACATTGAGAGCCTCACCATTGTCCGCATGGAGGTCCCCTGCTGCGGTGGGATCGAGCAGGCCGCGAAAAGCGCCCTGCAGCAAAGCGGGAAATTCATTCCCTGGCAGGTGGTGACCATCTCCACCGACGGCAGGATTTTGGATTGA